In Hwangdonia lutea, a single window of DNA contains:
- the argH gene encoding argininosuccinate lyase — MKLWDKGFTIDKQIEQFTVGNDREIDIHIAKYDVMASKAHAKMLQKIGIITVDELVELLGGLKVLEDQIENGTFVIDAQFEDVHSKIEFELTKQLGEVGKKIHTARSRNDQVLVALHLYFKDNLLDVKAKTKTLFETLLQLADTHKEKLLPGYTHLQVAMPSSFGLWFSAYAELLIDDVYLLNAAIKTVDQNPLGSAAGYGSSFPIDRDITTQEMGFETLKYNVVAAQMSRGKSERTIAATLGSLANTMSRFAMDVCLYMSQNFGFITFPDELTTGSSIMPHKKNPDVFELIRGKCNKIQALQTEMILITNNLPSGYHRDFQLLKENTIAAFEELKTILDIFNYAIQQIVVKDIDLNDDKYKYLFTVDNINNLVVDGMSFREAYQKIGGQVQAGTYKPDMSKEHSHIGSIHNLCLEDIRAKFPE, encoded by the coding sequence ATGAAACTCTGGGATAAAGGATTTACAATAGACAAACAAATAGAGCAATTTACCGTTGGCAACGATAGGGAAATCGATATTCATATTGCAAAATACGATGTGATGGCTTCGAAAGCGCATGCCAAAATGCTTCAAAAAATCGGCATTATTACCGTTGATGAATTGGTTGAATTATTAGGCGGATTAAAAGTTTTGGAAGATCAGATTGAAAACGGCACTTTTGTTATTGATGCCCAATTTGAAGATGTGCACTCAAAAATAGAATTCGAGCTCACCAAGCAATTGGGAGAGGTGGGCAAAAAAATCCATACCGCACGTTCTAGAAACGATCAGGTTTTAGTGGCGCTTCATTTGTATTTTAAAGACAACTTATTGGACGTAAAAGCCAAAACAAAAACGCTTTTTGAAACCCTTTTGCAATTGGCCGACACGCACAAAGAAAAATTATTACCAGGTTATACGCATTTGCAAGTGGCGATGCCATCATCCTTTGGTTTATGGTTTTCAGCTTACGCCGAATTGTTGATTGACGATGTCTATTTATTAAACGCCGCCATAAAAACGGTAGATCAAAATCCGTTGGGTTCTGCGGCGGGCTACGGTAGTTCTTTCCCGATTGATAGAGATATTACGACCCAAGAAATGGGTTTTGAAACCTTAAAATACAACGTGGTTGCAGCGCAAATGAGCCGGGGTAAAAGCGAGCGCACCATCGCCGCCACTTTGGGCAGTTTAGCCAATACCATGAGCCGTTTTGCCATGGATGTGTGTTTGTATATGAGCCAGAATTTTGGGTTTATCACCTTTCCAGACGAGTTAACAACAGGCAGTAGCATTATGCCGCATAAAAAGAATCCGGATGTGTTCGAACTCATTCGTGGCAAGTGCAATAAAATACAAGCTTTGCAAACCGAAATGATTTTAATTACCAACAATTTACCAAGTGGTTACCACAGGGATTTTCAGTTGTTAAAAGAAAATACTATTGCCGCTTTTGAAGAATTGAAAACCATTTTGGATATTTTCAATTATGCCATTCAACAAATTGTTGTGAAGGATATTGATTTAAACGACGATAAATACAAGTACTTATTTACGGTTGACAATATTAATAATTTAGTGGTTGATGGGATGAGTTTCAGGGAAGCCTATCAGAAAATTGGCGGACAAGTACAAGCGGGAACTTACAAACCAGATATGAGTAAAGAGCACTCGCACATTGGCAGTATTCATAATTTATGTTTAGAGGATATTAGGGCTAAGTTTCCTGAGTAA